The nucleotide window TTTCTGCGGGTTGGCCAGTTGGCCTTTGAACAGGCGCGCCACCAGCACATAAGATAGGTGCGAGAGCAGTGACATGGCCACAAAGGTGGATGTCAGCACGGCCACCTGTTCCAGCACCGGCGCATCGGCTGTGATGAACTGGGGAAACAGGGCAGAGAAGAACAGGATGGCCTTGGGGTTGGTGAGCGCCACGCCCATGCCTTGCCCGTAGAGCCGGCGGGTGATGGCCTTGTCCGCTTGGGCGTCCACCACCTGCGTGGCGGACTCTGCCGCGGCGAACGACACCGCCTGACTGCGCCACTGCCGGATACCCAGATAAATCAGGTACAGCGCACCGGCCACTTTGAGCACGGTGAACGCCAGGGCCGACACCGCCAGGATGGCGCCCATACCGGCCATGGCCACGCCCGAGATGATGAACAGGCCCGTGGCATTGCCCAGCGAACTCGCCACCCAGTCCCGTTTGCCATGCGCCATGGCGTTGGAGATCGCCAGCAGCACACCGGGGCCGGGGCTGAAGCACACCAGAAAGGCGACGCCACAGAAAACAAGCCAGTTGGAGAGGTGCATGGTGGATGTTCGGGTGGGGAGGGCGGGCGGGAAGGCTTCCAGTTTAGGCGATGGCCGGTAAAGCCTGCAGTGCGCGCAAGGTCTCCAGACAGGCGCGGGCGACCTCGGTGCCTTTTTTCACAAAGTGCTCGCGGAAGAAGTTTAGATGCTCTTCATGCTCATGAAAATCGCGCGGTGTGAGCACGGCGCTGAAGACCGGCACATCGGTGTCCAACTGCACACGCATGAGCCCGTCGATGACGGCGGTGGTCACGAATTCGTGGCGGTAGATGCCGCCGTTGACGATGAGGCCACAGGCAATGATGGCGTCGTAGCGGCCGCTGCGTGCCAGGCGCTGGGCATGCAGCGGGATTTCAAAGGCGCCGGGCACTTCGAAGTGGTCGATCTGTTCGGGGGGAATGTTTTGCCGTTGCAGCTCGGCCTGGGTGGCCTCGGTGCTGCTGGTAACGATGTCGCGGTGCCACGAGGAACTGATGATGGCAATGCGCGGCGAGGAGGTCTGATTCATGGTGGTCTCAAAAGAGGGTTAACAAGAATCAGGGCGCACGCAAACGCAGAAACAGGCCAGCGCAAAGGCGTGCCTGTTTCAGGTGTGCGCGATCTCTTTCATCCGGACTGTGACCGTCGGCTCTGGCATCTCACCAGATCTGCTGACCCCACGCCAACAAAGGCTGGCGTGGGCGCTCGCGGGCTGCTGTGGTCAAGCCACAGATACCGCCGGTGGGGAATTTCGCCCCGCCCTGAGAACGCGGCAACCCTTGCGGGTCGCGGGCCGGATTCTAGCCGCAGTGCCAAAACCCTGTGCCAAACTGGCCTGTAGCCCCCGTGTTATTTGCGCAAGCAGCTATTGTTTTGATAGCTATGCGCGCAGCTCAGGCGCTGTTTCTGGCCAAAAAGTGGCTGGGCGCCTTGCCCATGGCTTGCTTGAACATGGCGGAAAACGCGCTGTCGCTGGCGTAACCGGCGGCGGCGGCCACCTGGGCAATGGGTACGCCGCGCGCCAACTGCGGCAGCGCGTGGGCCAGTACGGCCTGGGTGCGCCACTGCTGGTAGCTCGTGCCTAGCTCGTCGCGGAACAGGCGCGCCACGGTGCGCTCGCTGGCGCCGACTTTGGCTACCCATTCCTTCAACTGCGATTTTTCGGCCGGGTCGCGCAGCACGGCTTCGCACAGCGCGCGCAGCCGTTTGTCGCCGTGCTCGGGGTGGGGCATGGGTACGCCCAGTGCCTGCGTATCGGAGCGGATGACTTCGTCCACCGTGAGCGCCATGAGCGCGTCTTCGCGGGGGCTGACCTGCGAGCCTTCCAGTGCGTGGATCAGTTCGCGCAGCAGTTTGCTGACAACCAGCACGCGGCATTCGGTCCAGTCGGCGGGTAGCACGCTAGGTGCGATGTCCACAGTGCGCAACTCGGCGGCTTCGAGCACCACCACGGTGTGTTGCACCTGCGCCGGTATCCAGACGGCGCGCGTGGAGGGCACGATAAAGGTGGTCTGCACGCCACCCTGTGTCACCGTGACCTGCATCAGTCCGCTGGCGCAGTAGGTGAATTGGGACCACGGGTGCTGGTGCGGTTCGATGTGCGTGTCCATGGCCAAAGAACGGGCGCGGCTGCGCACCGGACGTTCCCGCGTGGGCAGGCGCAGGCTGGAGTCATCAAAGCGCACGGGGCGCAGGGGGCTTTTGCGTTGCATGGGTGGCGTGTGTGCAGTGAGGTGTTTTGGCAGGATTTCGACAATTATTGTCTTTCTGTCGTATTCCCGCATGGCGGGTTACGCCTACTATTGGTGCATGACCAGTACCACCCTCGACTCACCAGCCACCCTTGTCCCCTTGAAGCAGGACGCCGCCGTCATCGGCCTGGTGGGCCTGGCGCATGCCAGCTCGCACTTTGGCCATCTGCTGCTGCCCTTGCTGTTCCCGGTGTTCATGACCGAGTTTGGTCTGAGTTATTCGCAACTTGGCTTGCTGATGTCGGTGTTTTTTGTGGTGTCGGGCGTGGGCCAGGCCTGTGCTGGCTTTGTGGTGGACCGCCTGGGTGCGCGGCCTTTGATGTTTGTGGCGCTGGCCATCTTTGCGGCAGCCTGTGTATTCGCTTCCCTGGTGACGGGTTATGTGGGCCTGATGCTGGTGGCCGCATTGGCCGGTCTGGGCAACGCCACGTTTCACCCGGTGGACTTCACCATCCTGAACCAGCGCGTGTCAGCGCCACGTCTGGGGTATGCCTTTAGCGCGCATGGCTTGACCGGCAATCTGGGCTGGGCGGTGGCGCCGGTGTTCTTTGCCTCCCTGGGCGTCTCCATTGGCTGGCGCAATGCCTACCTGGCGGCGGCGGCGATGTATGTGGTGATCTTTGCCTTGTTGTTTGTGCAGCGCGACCTGCTGAGCACCAAGGTGGTTCGCCATGACCCCACCGTGCACAAAGAGCACGACCTGGCGTTCATGAAGCTGCCGGTGGTGTGGTGGTGTTTTGGTTTCTTTTTGCTGTCCACCATGACGCTGGCCGTAGTGCAGAGCTTCTCGGTGTCCATCCTGAAGGCCATGC belongs to Rhodoferax saidenbachensis and includes:
- a CDS encoding LysE family translocator; its protein translation is MHLSNWLVFCGVAFLVCFSPGPGVLLAISNAMAHGKRDWVASSLGNATGLFIISGVAMAGMGAILAVSALAFTVLKVAGALYLIYLGIRQWRSQAVSFAAAESATQVVDAQADKAITRRLYGQGMGVALTNPKAILFFSALFPQFITADAPVLEQVAVLTSTFVAMSLLSHLSYVLVARLFKGQLANPQKQRLFNRISGGLFVLLGLSLLRLKNKASV
- a CDS encoding 6,7-dimethyl-8-ribityllumazine synthase, which translates into the protein MNQTSSPRIAIISSSWHRDIVTSSTEATQAELQRQNIPPEQIDHFEVPGAFEIPLHAQRLARSGRYDAIIACGLIVNGGIYRHEFVTTAVIDGLMRVQLDTDVPVFSAVLTPRDFHEHEEHLNFFREHFVKKGTEVARACLETLRALQALPAIA
- a CDS encoding AraC family transcriptional regulator translates to MQRKSPLRPVRFDDSSLRLPTRERPVRSRARSLAMDTHIEPHQHPWSQFTYCASGLMQVTVTQGGVQTTFIVPSTRAVWIPAQVQHTVVVLEAAELRTVDIAPSVLPADWTECRVLVVSKLLRELIHALEGSQVSPREDALMALTVDEVIRSDTQALGVPMPHPEHGDKRLRALCEAVLRDPAEKSQLKEWVAKVGASERTVARLFRDELGTSYQQWRTQAVLAHALPQLARGVPIAQVAAAAGYASDSAFSAMFKQAMGKAPSHFLARNSA
- a CDS encoding MFS transporter, whose product is MTSTTLDSPATLVPLKQDAAVIGLVGLAHASSHFGHLLLPLLFPVFMTEFGLSYSQLGLLMSVFFVVSGVGQACAGFVVDRLGARPLMFVALAIFAAACVFASLVTGYVGLMLVAALAGLGNATFHPVDFTILNQRVSAPRLGYAFSAHGLTGNLGWAVAPVFFASLGVSIGWRNAYLAAAAMYVVIFALLFVQRDLLSTKVVRHDPTVHKEHDLAFMKLPVVWWCFGFFLLSTMTLAVVQSFSVSILKAMRGISFEAATLTLTGYMLAGAFGMFIGGFIAAKSANSDRVVAMAMAAGALLLALCGTGLLGATATMVVLASTGFAVGIGGPSRDMMIKKATPKGATGRVYGLVYSGLDTGFAISPIVFGVFMDRGWYGATLLGAAVVLALSVVAALGVGQRTVAR